From a single Planctellipticum variicoloris genomic region:
- a CDS encoding DUF433 domain-containing protein, which yields MHDGETENGIGSDLLPADLLRDNEGGVVRIGRSRISLDLVVECYENGQTPEDIVRNYDTLPLADAYSAIGYYLRNREKTQAYLTRRATEAEVLRGHIETAHPPVSRTALEGRRGAPEEDHAASGQ from the coding sequence ATGCACGACGGCGAAACTGAGAACGGGATCGGAAGCGATCTCCTGCCGGCCGATCTGCTCCGGGACAATGAAGGCGGCGTCGTCCGAATCGGCAGGAGCCGGATCAGCCTGGATCTGGTTGTCGAGTGTTACGAGAACGGTCAGACGCCCGAAGACATCGTCCGCAATTATGACACGCTGCCGCTCGCGGACGCATATTCCGCGATCGGTTACTACCTGCGGAATCGCGAGAAAACGCAGGCCTATTTGACGCGGCGAGCGACGGAGGCTGAAGTCCTGCGCGGTCACATCGAGACGGCGCATCCTCCGGTTTCGCGAACCGCATTGGAAGGACGCCGCGGTGCTCCGGAGGAGGACCATGCTGCGTCTGGCCAGTGA
- a CDS encoding DUF5615 family PIN-like protein, giving the protein MLRLASDADVNGDLIRGLRRRQSGIDLIRVLDSLDEGASDREVRAWASAENRVLITNDRNAMVGLAFELLMAGQPCPGLIVATNEQSVGGAIDDLLLISEQMSIDEIRDRVVVYLPLRV; this is encoded by the coding sequence ATGCTGCGTCTGGCCAGTGACGCGGACGTGAATGGCGATCTGATTCGTGGGCTGCGTCGTCGCCAATCCGGCATCGATCTGATTCGCGTGTTGGACTCGCTTGACGAGGGCGCGTCCGACCGCGAAGTGCGGGCATGGGCGTCGGCTGAGAATCGCGTTCTGATCACCAACGACCGAAATGCGATGGTGGGTCTTGCTTTCGAACTGCTGATGGCGGGGCAACCGTGTCCCGGCCTGATTGTGGCAACGAACGAGCAGTCCGTGGGAGGGGCCATCGACGATCTCTTGCTGATCTCAGAGCAGATGTCGATCGACGAGATTCGGGATCGGGTGGTGGTGTACCTTCCGTTGCGAGTCTGA
- the tadA gene encoding tRNA adenosine(34) deaminase TadA, whose translation MDLDRPDQLLQPHARWMYAALDLAQQAFLEGEVPVGAVIVHEERIIGAAYNQREQLKDPTAHAEMVAITQAAEALGSWRLLDCTLYCTLEPCPMCAGAIVQARIPTVVYGTTDLKAGACHSLYQITSDPRLNHRATVLAGVLQEECRGILQEFFAQQRALGKK comes from the coding sequence ATGGACCTCGATCGACCGGATCAGTTGCTGCAGCCGCACGCTCGCTGGATGTACGCCGCACTCGACCTCGCCCAGCAGGCCTTTCTCGAAGGGGAAGTTCCCGTCGGCGCGGTGATCGTCCACGAAGAGCGGATCATCGGCGCCGCCTATAACCAGCGGGAACAGCTCAAAGATCCCACCGCCCACGCCGAGATGGTCGCCATCACCCAGGCGGCCGAGGCTCTCGGCTCCTGGCGGCTCCTCGACTGCACGCTTTACTGCACCCTCGAACCCTGCCCGATGTGCGCCGGGGCCATCGTCCAGGCCCGCATTCCCACTGTCGTCTACGGCACGACCGATCTCAAAGCGGGCGCCTGCCACTCCCTCTACCAGATCACCAGCGACCCCCGGCTGAACCACCGGGCGACGGTCCTGGCCGGCGTCCTGCAGGAGGAGTGCCGCGGCATCCTGCAGGAGTTCTTCGCCCAGCAGCGGGCGCTGGGGAAGAAGTAG
- a CDS encoding DUF4926 domain-containing protein, translated as MIAAHSLVVLNQVRPADGLREGDVGTVVHVYGRGEAYEVEFVEGDGATVAVLTLEADNVRPIDAREVLHARRRN; from the coding sequence ATGATTGCGGCGCATTCTCTCGTTGTCCTCAACCAAGTTCGCCCGGCCGACGGACTGCGCGAGGGGGATGTGGGAACGGTGGTCCACGTCTATGGCCGGGGAGAGGCGTACGAGGTGGAGTTCGTCGAGGGGGACGGAGCGACGGTCGCGGTACTGACGCTCGAGGCAGACAATGTCCGTCCAATCGATGCGCGGGAGGTGCTGCATGCACGACGGCGAAACTGA
- a CDS encoding ribosomal protein L7/L12 — MATGQKIEAIKVFREATGVGLAEAKAAVEAGLSEVQAPPALSHPPEQFEQEIVRRLTADGMISTIKWVREQTRMGLKDSKDLVDQIAAKNGVTAKAGGCFGLALLAVTVSATAAGLGLALLVQG; from the coding sequence ATGGCCACCGGCCAGAAAATCGAAGCCATCAAAGTCTTCCGCGAAGCCACCGGCGTCGGACTCGCTGAAGCGAAAGCCGCCGTCGAAGCCGGTTTGAGCGAAGTCCAGGCGCCGCCCGCCCTCTCCCACCCCCCCGAACAGTTCGAACAGGAAATCGTCCGCCGGTTGACGGCCGACGGGATGATCTCGACGATCAAGTGGGTCCGCGAGCAGACCCGCATGGGACTCAAGGACTCCAAAGACCTCGTCGACCAGATCGCCGCGAAGAACGGTGTGACCGCCAAAGCTGGCGGCTGCTTCGGCCTGGCGCTCCTGGCCGTCACGGTGAGCGCGACCGCCGCGGGTCTCGGTCTGGCGTTGCTGGTGCAGGGATGA